In one window of Kitasatospora sp. MMS16-BH015 DNA:
- the ftsX gene encoding permease-like cell division protein FtsX encodes MRAQFVLSEIGVGLRRNLTMTIAVVVSVALSLALAGASLLVRDQVNSMKGYWYDKVEVSIYFCTKADQKASPQCASGAATDQQIKDVKTQLDSMTQLVQSSTFESSQDAFKRWKDTNPDNPLIQAVGPEAMPQSWRVKLNDPTRYDVIQSAFAGKAGVKSVEDQRKILENLFGLLNGLQTAAFVIMVLMLFVALLLIVNTVRVSAFSRRRETGIMRLVGASNFYVQMPFIAEAAFAALLGAVLASGLLLAGHYFVQNFLAQRVQFIQFIGLSSVLQVIPLLVVIGMAMAGIAAFFTLRKYLKV; translated from the coding sequence ATGCGCGCCCAGTTCGTTCTGTCGGAGATCGGTGTCGGTCTCCGCCGCAACCTGACCATGACCATCGCTGTCGTGGTCAGTGTCGCGCTCTCGCTCGCCCTCGCCGGTGCCAGCCTCCTGGTGCGCGACCAGGTCAACTCGATGAAGGGTTACTGGTACGACAAGGTCGAGGTGAGCATCTACTTCTGCACCAAGGCGGACCAGAAGGCCTCGCCGCAGTGCGCCTCCGGCGCGGCCACCGACCAGCAGATCAAGGACGTCAAGACCCAGCTGGACTCGATGACCCAGCTGGTGCAGAGCTCCACCTTCGAGAGCTCGCAGGACGCGTTCAAGCGCTGGAAGGACACCAACCCGGACAACCCGCTGATCCAGGCGGTGGGCCCGGAGGCCATGCCGCAGTCCTGGCGGGTGAAGCTCAACGACCCGACCCGGTACGACGTGATCCAGAGCGCCTTCGCCGGCAAGGCGGGCGTGAAGTCGGTCGAGGACCAGCGGAAGATCCTGGAGAATCTGTTCGGCCTGCTGAACGGCCTGCAGACCGCCGCCTTCGTGATCATGGTGCTGATGCTCTTCGTCGCCTTGCTGCTGATCGTGAACACCGTCCGGGTGTCCGCGTTCAGCCGACGGCGGGAGACCGGGATCATGCGCCTGGTCGGTGCCTCCAACTTCTACGTCCAGATGCCGTTCATCGCGGAGGCTGCCTTCGCGGCGCTGCTCGGCGCGGTGCTGGCCTCGGGGCTGCTGCTGGCCGGTCACTACTTCGTGCAGAACTTCCTCGCCCAGCGCGTCCAGTTCATCCAGTTCATCGGGCTCTCCTCGGTGCTCCAGGTGATCCCGCTGCTGGTCGTGATCGGCATGGCCATGGCCGGTATCGCGGCCTTCTTCACCCTGCGGAAGTACCTCAAGGTCTGA
- the prfB gene encoding peptide chain release factor 2, with translation MAAVDPSEELKSLETTMGSIEAVLDLDKIRADIAILEEEAAAPNLWDDLANAQKVTSRLSFLQGELRKVTALRGRVDDLGVLFELAEAEDDADTLAEAMTELDSVKKAVEELEVRTLLSGEYDAREALVNIRAEAGGVDAADFAEQLMRMYLRWAERHGYPTEVLDTSYAEEAGIKSATFSVKSPYAYGTLSVEQGTHRLVRISPFDNQGRRQTSFAGVEVLPVVEQSDHVEIDESELRIDVYRASGPGGQGVNTTDSAVRITHIPTGVVVSCQNERSQIQNKASAMNVLQAKLLELRRKEERAAMDALKDSGSSWGNQMRSYVLHPYQMVKDLRTEFEVGNPQGVLDGDIDGFIEAGIRWRKQRETSGE, from the coding sequence GTGGCAGCCGTCGATCCTTCCGAAGAGCTCAAGTCCCTCGAAACGACCATGGGGTCGATCGAGGCCGTCCTCGACCTGGACAAGATCCGGGCCGACATCGCGATTCTGGAGGAGGAAGCAGCCGCCCCGAACCTGTGGGACGACCTCGCCAATGCGCAGAAGGTCACCAGTCGGCTCTCCTTCCTGCAGGGCGAACTCCGCAAGGTCACCGCGCTGCGCGGCCGGGTCGACGACTTGGGCGTGCTCTTCGAGCTGGCCGAGGCCGAGGACGACGCGGACACCCTGGCCGAGGCCATGACGGAGCTGGACTCCGTCAAGAAGGCCGTCGAGGAGCTGGAGGTGCGCACGCTCCTCTCCGGCGAGTACGACGCGCGTGAGGCCCTGGTCAACATCCGCGCCGAGGCCGGTGGCGTGGACGCCGCCGACTTCGCCGAGCAGCTCATGCGGATGTACCTGCGCTGGGCCGAGCGGCACGGGTACCCGACCGAGGTGCTCGACACCTCGTACGCGGAGGAGGCCGGCATCAAGTCCGCGACCTTCTCCGTGAAGTCGCCCTACGCCTACGGCACCCTCTCGGTCGAGCAGGGCACCCACCGCCTGGTGCGCATCTCGCCCTTCGACAACCAGGGCCGTCGTCAGACCTCCTTCGCGGGCGTCGAGGTGCTGCCGGTCGTCGAGCAGTCGGACCACGTCGAGATCGACGAGTCCGAGCTGCGCATCGACGTCTACCGCGCCTCCGGCCCCGGCGGCCAGGGCGTCAACACGACCGACTCGGCGGTGCGCATCACGCACATCCCGACCGGTGTGGTGGTCTCCTGCCAGAACGAGCGCTCGCAGATCCAGAACAAGGCCTCCGCGATGAACGTGCTCCAGGCGAAGCTGCTGGAGCTGCGCCGCAAGGAGGAGCGGGCCGCGATGGACGCGCTCAAGGACAGCGGCAGCTCCTGGGGCAACCAGATGCGGTCCTACGTGCTGCACCCGTACCAGATGGTCAAGGACCTGCGCACCGAGTTCGAGGTCGGCAACCCGCAGGGCGTGCTGGACGGCGACATCGACGGCTTCATCGAGGCGGGCATCCGCTGGCGCAAGCAGCGCGAGACCAGCGGAGAGTAG
- the ftsE gene encoding cell division ATP-binding protein FtsE, with translation MIRFDNVSKTYPKQNRPALDNVSLEIEKGEFVFLVGSSGSGKSTFLRLCLREERPSTGEVHVLGKDLGKLSNWKVPHMRRQLGTVFQDFRLLPNKTVAQNVAFALEVIGKPKSAINKVVPEVLDLVGLGGKEERMPGELSGGEQQRVAIARAFVNRPMLLIADEPTGNLDPQNSVGIMKLLDRINRTGTTVLMATHDQAIVDQMRKRVIELDKGLLVRDQARGVYGYQH, from the coding sequence GTGATCAGATTCGACAACGTCTCCAAGACCTATCCCAAGCAGAACCGTCCGGCCCTGGACAACGTCTCGCTGGAGATCGAGAAGGGCGAGTTCGTCTTCCTGGTCGGCTCCTCCGGTTCGGGCAAGTCCACCTTCCTGCGGCTCTGCCTGCGGGAGGAGCGGCCGAGCACCGGCGAGGTGCACGTGCTGGGCAAGGACCTGGGCAAGCTCTCCAACTGGAAGGTGCCGCACATGCGGCGCCAGTTGGGGACGGTGTTCCAGGACTTCCGCCTGCTCCCGAACAAGACCGTCGCGCAGAACGTGGCCTTCGCCCTGGAGGTGATCGGGAAGCCCAAGAGCGCGATCAACAAGGTCGTGCCCGAGGTGCTCGACCTGGTCGGCCTGGGCGGCAAGGAGGAGCGGATGCCCGGCGAGCTCTCCGGTGGTGAGCAGCAGCGCGTGGCGATCGCCCGGGCCTTCGTCAACCGTCCGATGCTCCTGATCGCCGACGAGCCCACGGGTAACCTCGACCCGCAGAACTCGGTCGGCATCATGAAGCTGCTCGACCGGATCAACCGCACCGGGACGACCGTCCTGATGGCCACGCACGACCAGGCCATCGTCGACCAGATGCGCAAGCGAGTCATCGAGCTCGACAAGGGGCTGCTGGTCCGCGACCAGGCCCGCGGTGTCTACGGCTACCAGCACTAG